Proteins from one Flavobacterium sp. N2038 genomic window:
- the atpE gene encoding ATP synthase F0 subunit C encodes MGTIPTLVGAGLVVIGAGLGLGKIGGSAMDAIARQPEAAGKIQTAMIIIAALLEGLAFAALILGK; translated from the coding sequence ATGGGAACAATTCCAACTTTAGTAGGTGCTGGTTTAGTAGTAATCGGTGCAGGTTTAGGTTTAGGTAAAATCGGTGGATCTGCTATGGACGCTATTGCTCGTCAGCCAGAAGCTGCTGGTAAAATCCAAACTGCGATGATTATTATCGCGGCTTTATTAGAAGGTTTAGCATTTGCTGCTTTGATCTTAGGAAAATAA
- the atpB gene encoding F0F1 ATP synthase subunit A — protein sequence MVISNKPLSFILAAFVASLPIMSFANSENDSTHVQTETAHEEKVISHNAPAEGEHTALDPKAKVDAFIDHHLQDSHDFVFFQDEKENKHFGFPLPVILIDGGLKVFSSSKFHFGETVAEVDGNFYKLVHGKIYKTDAAGTITFNEHGHPENEKPLDFSITKNVVSMLFVAVLLFFMFTGLAKSYKKGPIPTGFGRVLEPLVIFIRDEIAVPNIGETKYRKYMGYLLTVFFFVWVLNLLGMTPLGINVTGNIAITVCLAAFTFLITQFSANKDYWGHIFWMPGVPVPMKIILAPIEILGTLTKPFALLIRLYANITAGHVVVMSLIGMIFVGKNLAADLPISFGLTLFISVIEILVAFLQAFIFTMLSSLFIGMAVQDHHHDDHHGHEEENAII from the coding sequence ATGGTGATTTCAAACAAACCACTCAGCTTTATTCTTGCAGCTTTCGTAGCTTCTCTACCAATTATGAGTTTTGCAAACTCAGAGAATGACTCAACGCATGTTCAAACTGAAACAGCTCATGAAGAGAAAGTAATTTCACATAATGCTCCTGCGGAAGGAGAGCACACTGCTCTTGATCCAAAAGCAAAAGTGGATGCTTTTATTGATCACCACTTACAAGATTCTCACGATTTTGTTTTCTTTCAGGATGAAAAAGAAAACAAACACTTTGGTTTTCCATTACCAGTTATACTTATTGACGGAGGTTTAAAAGTTTTCTCTTCTTCAAAATTTCATTTCGGTGAAACAGTTGCAGAAGTTGATGGAAACTTCTATAAATTAGTTCACGGTAAAATTTACAAAACAGATGCTGCCGGAACAATTACTTTTAATGAACACGGTCATCCGGAAAACGAAAAACCTTTAGATTTTTCTATTACAAAAAATGTTGTTTCAATGCTTTTTGTTGCAGTACTATTATTCTTTATGTTTACTGGTTTAGCAAAGTCATATAAAAAAGGACCAATCCCAACTGGATTTGGAAGAGTTTTAGAGCCACTTGTAATTTTCATTAGAGATGAAATTGCGGTCCCTAATATTGGAGAGACAAAGTATCGTAAATATATGGGTTACTTATTAACGGTATTTTTCTTTGTTTGGGTTTTAAACCTATTAGGAATGACTCCGCTAGGAATTAACGTAACAGGAAATATTGCTATCACAGTTTGTTTAGCAGCATTTACTTTCTTAATTACACAATTTAGTGCAAACAAAGATTATTGGGGACACATTTTCTGGATGCCAGGAGTACCAGTTCCAATGAAAATTATCTTAGCTCCAATTGAAATTTTAGGAACATTAACAAAACCATTCGCATTATTAATTCGTTTGTACGCAAATATTACTGCAGGTCACGTAGTAGTTATGAGTTTGATCGGAATGATTTTCGTTGGAAAAAATTTAGCGGCAGATTTACCAATTTCATTTGGATTGACTTTGTTTATCTCTGTTATTGAAATTTTAGTTGCATTCTTACAGGCATTTATCTTTACAATGTTATCATCATTGTTTATTGGTATGGCAGTTCAGGATCATCATCATGATGATCATCACGGACATGAAGAAGAAAATGCAATCATTTAA
- a CDS encoding AtpZ/AtpI family protein has translation MEKEPKNNKRNKWLALINIPFQMGVIIFLFSYFGTWLDENHPSPKVYYNTIFVMAGVGLALYNVIRQVNDINK, from the coding sequence ATGGAAAAGGAACCGAAAAATAATAAAAGAAATAAATGGCTTGCGCTCATTAATATTCCCTTTCAAATGGGAGTTATCATCTTTTTATTTTCTTATTTCGGAACCTGGCTTGATGAGAATCATCCAAGCCCAAAAGTTTATTACAATACAATTTTTGTAATGGCCGGTGTTGGCCTTGCATTATATAATGTTATTCGCCAGGTTAACGATATTAATAAGTAA
- a CDS encoding tetratricopeptide repeat protein — protein sequence MKKNTHIYSFFLVFSIFLIACSTKKNTFLSRNSHALSTKYNILYNGGIGLDKGLKSIQANNQDNFWKLLPIEKMQFDENFSEGEKTKNPDFELAETKATKAIQKHSMNIGGREKNYQIDEAYLMLGKARYYDQRFIPALEAFNYILYKYPNSSNIYTAKIWREKTNMRLGNDAIVVKNINLLLKKTDLDKQTFSDANALLAEAFLNLEQRDSAVAKLRIAEKFTKINDQRARYRFILGQLYQEVGARDSAIYFYNAVIDMNRKMDRKYMMQAYAKKAQMFDYEHGDHDMFVETYNKLVNDRENRPYYDILFYEIAVFFDKNKEQDNAFEFYNRSLHEKSKDPYLVASTYRNIGNMYFKNTDYTMAAKYYDSTLVKLDPKTREFATIEKNRKNLDNVIKYEGIAKRNDSIIKVKGLPEEERKVYFENYIAELKQKDEAKRIFEEKEKEKLANIERNTNTGTTPTAVNPQSLGKSDVIPGALNPPSGNDAASTFYFYNPSTVAYGKLQFRKMWGNRNLGGNWRLSAIKSANDAAMRNDSINEEAANKLKDTVVIEKYTTAFYEKQLPTSQIAMDSIGKERNFAYYQLGLIYKEKFKEYNLASDKLEQLLRNNPEEKLILPSMYNLYKIYQITNPAKAEKIKSDITANYPNSRYALILNNTNTEDLASADKEYQKWYKLFENEQFDEVLNNIDNLINQYAGEDIISKYELLKANTLGKVNGLAAYKKGLETVADNYPNSEEGKSAREILEKEIPTLEKLDFTTVDTKNWKILYPVANNDTKTIKKIQEAIRVFLLVENFERLTTSIDKYNKTESFVVIHGLKSEAYARDISGVFRDDKKYKISNPSVIISSDNYKVIQIKKNLDAYLAPKTP from the coding sequence TTGAAAAAGAATACTCATATATATAGTTTTTTTCTTGTTTTTTCGATCTTTTTGATAGCATGCTCTACCAAGAAAAACACCTTTTTGTCCAGAAATTCTCATGCACTGAGTACAAAGTATAACATTTTGTACAATGGAGGAATAGGATTAGATAAAGGTCTAAAATCCATTCAGGCCAATAATCAGGATAATTTTTGGAAACTGCTTCCAATTGAAAAAATGCAATTTGATGAAAATTTTTCTGAGGGAGAAAAAACAAAAAATCCTGATTTTGAATTAGCCGAAACTAAAGCTACAAAAGCAATTCAGAAGCACTCCATGAATATTGGCGGAAGAGAAAAAAACTATCAGATAGACGAAGCTTATCTGATGCTTGGAAAAGCCAGATATTATGATCAGCGTTTTATTCCTGCCCTTGAAGCATTCAATTATATCTTATACAAATACCCTAACAGCAGTAATATTTATACAGCAAAAATCTGGCGTGAAAAAACCAATATGCGTTTAGGAAATGATGCCATTGTTGTAAAAAATATTAATCTATTATTAAAAAAAACCGATCTGGATAAACAGACTTTTTCAGATGCCAATGCTTTATTGGCAGAAGCTTTTTTAAATTTAGAACAAAGAGACAGCGCTGTTGCAAAACTTAGAATTGCAGAAAAATTCACGAAGATAAATGATCAGCGCGCTAGGTACCGTTTTATTTTAGGACAATTGTATCAGGAAGTTGGAGCAAGAGACAGTGCCATATATTTTTATAATGCCGTAATCGATATGAATCGAAAAATGGATCGAAAATATATGATGCAGGCATATGCCAAAAAAGCACAGATGTTTGATTATGAACATGGAGATCACGATATGTTTGTTGAAACTTACAATAAACTGGTTAACGATCGTGAAAACCGACCATATTATGACATTCTTTTTTATGAAATAGCTGTTTTTTTTGATAAAAACAAAGAACAGGATAATGCTTTTGAATTTTATAACAGATCATTGCACGAAAAATCTAAAGATCCTTATTTAGTAGCATCTACTTATCGAAATATTGGAAACATGTATTTTAAAAATACAGATTATACAATGGCTGCTAAATACTATGACAGTACATTAGTAAAACTGGATCCAAAAACAAGAGAGTTTGCAACCATAGAAAAAAACCGAAAAAATTTAGATAATGTAATTAAATACGAAGGAATTGCGAAACGCAACGACAGTATAATTAAAGTTAAAGGCTTACCTGAAGAAGAAAGAAAAGTATATTTTGAAAATTATATAGCTGAACTTAAACAGAAAGATGAAGCAAAACGAATTTTTGAAGAAAAAGAAAAAGAGAAACTTGCAAACATTGAGCGTAATACAAATACAGGTACCACACCAACGGCTGTAAACCCACAATCGCTTGGAAAAAGTGATGTAATTCCGGGAGCACTTAATCCACCATCAGGAAATGATGCAGCGAGCACATTTTATTTTTACAATCCAAGTACCGTTGCATACGGGAAACTTCAATTTAGAAAAATGTGGGGTAATCGAAATCTTGGAGGGAACTGGAGATTATCTGCAATAAAATCTGCCAATGATGCTGCGATGCGCAATGATAGTATAAACGAAGAAGCAGCAAATAAACTAAAAGATACAGTTGTTATAGAAAAATATACAACCGCTTTTTACGAAAAACAACTTCCAACAAGTCAGATTGCAATGGATAGTATTGGTAAAGAACGCAATTTTGCCTATTATCAATTAGGACTTATTTATAAAGAAAAATTTAAAGAGTATAATTTAGCCAGTGATAAACTTGAACAGTTATTGCGTAATAATCCTGAAGAGAAACTGATTTTGCCGTCAATGTATAATTTGTATAAAATATATCAGATTACAAATCCGGCAAAGGCCGAAAAAATAAAGTCGGATATAACAGCTAATTATCCAAATTCAAGGTATGCGCTGATTTTAAATAATACCAACACAGAAGATTTGGCATCTGCAGATAAGGAATATCAAAAGTGGTATAAATTATTTGAAAATGAACAGTTTGATGAAGTCTTAAATAATATTGATAACTTAATTAACCAGTATGCTGGTGAAGATATTATTTCTAAGTATGAATTGCTGAAAGCTAATACTTTAGGTAAAGTAAATGGTTTAGCAGCGTACAAAAAAGGACTGGAAACAGTGGCAGATAATTACCCAAATAGTGAAGAAGGTAAGAGTGCCCGTGAAATTTTGGAAAAAGAAATTCCAACCTTAGAAAAACTTGATTTCACAACCGTTGACACCAAAAACTGGAAAATTTTATATCCTGTTGCTAATAATGATACCAAAACAATCAAAAAAATCCAAGAGGCAATCAGGGTCTTTTTATTAGTTGAAAATTTCGAAAGATTAACAACTTCTATTGATAAATACAATAAAACAGAAAGTTTTGTAGTTATTCATGGTTTAAAATCTGAGGCTTATGCCAGAGATATTTCAGGTGTTTTTAGAGATGATAAAAAATATAAAATCTCAAATCCTTCGGTTATTATATCAAGTGATAACTATAAGGTAATACAAATTAAAAAAAATCTTGATGCTTATTTAGCCCCCAAAACCCCATAA
- a CDS encoding ABC transporter ATP-binding protein — translation MIQVNQLSKKYNETTVLNISNLEIPKGQSFGLVGNNGAGKTTFFSLLLDLIQPTTGNIKSHDIEVNTSENWKSFTGSFLDESFLIGYLTPEEYFYFIGDLRHQNKADIDVLLAKYEEFFNGEILKNKKYLRDLSKGNQKKVGIIATLIGNPQVVILDEPFANLDPTTVSRLKKIIKELADDPNVTILVSSHDLQHTVEVCDRIVALNKGEIVKDIQTSKETLQELESFFAV, via the coding sequence ATGATACAAGTAAATCAGCTTTCAAAAAAATATAACGAAACAACGGTATTAAACATTAGTAATCTCGAAATTCCAAAAGGGCAAAGTTTTGGATTGGTGGGAAATAACGGAGCAGGCAAAACAACTTTTTTTAGTTTACTTTTAGATCTGATTCAACCCACAACAGGAAATATTAAAAGCCATGATATAGAGGTAAATACAAGCGAAAACTGGAAATCTTTTACGGGTTCATTTTTAGACGAAAGTTTTCTTATTGGGTATTTAACACCAGAGGAATATTTCTATTTTATTGGAGATTTGCGCCATCAAAATAAAGCAGATATTGATGTTTTATTAGCTAAATATGAAGAGTTTTTTAATGGTGAGATTTTAAAAAATAAAAAATATTTGCGTGATTTATCCAAAGGTAATCAGAAAAAAGTAGGGATTATTGCAACATTAATTGGTAATCCGCAAGTAGTAATATTAGATGAACCATTTGCCAATTTAGATCCAACAACAGTAAGTCGTCTAAAGAAAATTATCAAAGAACTGGCAGATGATCCAAACGTTACAATTTTAGTTTCAAGTCACGATTTACAGCATACAGTCGAGGTATGCGATCGAATAGTTGCCCTTAATAAAGGCGAAATTGTAAAAGATATTCAAACCTCAAAAGAAACCTTACAAGAACTGGAATCGTTTTTTGCAGTTTAA
- a CDS encoding DUF5687 family protein: MIKKFIYLEWKAFSRSASFGKNLAMKILIGFIALYFSLIFVGMGVGAFYILKDMKLEPLVTVSKFLIYYFVLDLVIRLLLQSIPVLNIKPLLILPFKKPTIVHFSLGKTMLSFFNWIHGLFFIPFSIVLVLEGYDVFGIIFWFLAIFALIYINNFLNIILSNIDKLFVVFVGFAIAFGAAQYYKLFDITAFSTPFFYGLYNSKGLFLIPVFVLIILYVFSFKYLKSNLFLDAGLSVKQDVAATENFSWLNQFGTLGTFLKNDIKLIKRNKRSKTTVVMSIVFLFYGLIFFGNTHQPVAMQIFAGIFVSGGFLFVFGQFVPSWDSSYYQLMMTQNIPYRGYITSKWWLIVIGTVISTILASFYLFYGWEVYLTIVVGAIYNIGVNSHLVLLGGAFTKTPIDLSNAGGAFGDKKAFNVNAMLLSLPKVFLPLALYGIGLYFDNKNLGLALVAIAGVLGFIFKDKVFSLIEKIYKKEKYRTISAYKQKS; this comes from the coding sequence ATGATTAAGAAGTTTATTTATCTCGAATGGAAGGCCTTTTCAAGATCTGCATCGTTTGGTAAAAATTTGGCAATGAAGATCTTAATAGGTTTCATAGCATTATATTTTTCATTGATTTTTGTCGGAATGGGTGTTGGCGCATTTTATATTTTAAAAGATATGAAACTTGAGCCGCTTGTAACAGTCAGCAAATTTTTAATCTATTATTTTGTCCTTGATTTGGTAATTAGATTGTTATTACAATCGATACCAGTTTTAAATATTAAACCATTATTGATTTTACCGTTTAAAAAACCGACCATCGTACATTTTTCTTTAGGCAAAACAATGTTGTCGTTTTTTAATTGGATTCATGGACTTTTCTTTATTCCTTTTTCAATTGTTCTTGTTTTAGAAGGATATGATGTGTTTGGAATTATTTTCTGGTTTTTAGCAATTTTTGCTTTAATATATATTAATAACTTTTTGAATATTATTTTAAGTAATATTGATAAATTATTTGTTGTTTTTGTTGGATTTGCAATTGCTTTTGGAGCAGCACAATATTACAAGCTATTTGATATTACTGCTTTTTCAACACCATTTTTCTACGGACTTTACAATAGCAAAGGGTTATTTTTGATTCCGGTTTTTGTGTTAATTATATTATACGTTTTTAGTTTTAAATACTTAAAAAGTAATTTATTTTTAGACGCTGGACTTTCTGTAAAACAGGATGTTGCGGCAACAGAAAACTTTTCATGGTTAAATCAGTTTGGGACTTTGGGAACTTTTCTTAAAAATGATATTAAGTTAATTAAGAGAAATAAAAGATCAAAAACCACAGTTGTAATGAGTATTGTTTTTCTGTTCTACGGATTGATCTTTTTTGGAAACACACATCAGCCAGTTGCGATGCAGATTTTTGCCGGAATTTTTGTTTCCGGAGGTTTTTTGTTTGTCTTTGGTCAGTTTGTACCTAGCTGGGACAGTTCCTATTACCAGCTTATGATGACTCAGAATATTCCGTATCGTGGTTACATTACTTCAAAATGGTGGCTGATTGTGATTGGTACAGTTATTTCAACAATTTTAGCTTCGTTTTATCTCTTTTATGGTTGGGAAGTTTATTTAACTATTGTTGTTGGAGCCATTTACAATATTGGGGTTAACTCTCATTTAGTTCTTTTGGGCGGAGCATTTACAAAAACTCCAATCGATTTAAGCAACGCCGGTGGTGCTTTTGGTGATAAAAAAGCATTTAACGTAAATGCAATGTTATTATCGCTTCCAAAAGTTTTCCTCCCTTTAGCGCTTTATGGAATAGGTCTTTATTTTGATAACAAAAATCTTGGACTTGCATTAGTTGCAATAGCAGGTGTTTTGGGGTTTATTTTTAAAGACAAAGTTTTTTCATTAATTGAAAAAATATATAAAAAGGAAAAATACCGGACAATAAGTGCTTACAAACAAAAGAGTTAA
- a CDS encoding 2Fe-2S iron-sulfur cluster-binding protein, producing MPSFLKLIIKEVKRETAAAVSVLFNVPEELKSDYKFIAGQYINLKLTLDNQEIRRAYSICSSPESGELRIAVKAVKNGLFSQFANTKLKAGDVLEVGHPEGKFTFEPDPERQRNYAAFVAGSGITPVLSILKSVLKNEPKSSFVLVYGNKTPEETIFHQELHDLQLQYVGRFFVHYVYSQTKAENALFGRIDKSAVNFVLNNKHKELQFDKFYLCGPEEMINTVSDILKEKNVKESAIKFELFTSSTQENVIHGSQDGHTKITILVDDEETTFEMSKKQTILDAALKQGVDAPYSCQGGICSSCLGRVTKGSAEMTKNSILTDGEIAEGLILTCQAHPTSETIYVDYDDV from the coding sequence ATGCCTTCATTCTTAAAACTTATAATTAAAGAGGTAAAACGCGAAACTGCTGCTGCAGTTTCTGTGCTTTTTAATGTTCCTGAAGAACTTAAATCAGACTATAAATTTATAGCCGGTCAATATATAAATTTAAAACTAACTCTTGATAATCAAGAAATTCGTCGTGCTTATTCTATATGTTCTTCACCAGAAAGCGGAGAATTAAGAATTGCTGTAAAAGCCGTAAAAAATGGTTTGTTCTCTCAATTTGCAAATACCAAACTAAAAGCCGGAGATGTTCTTGAAGTAGGTCATCCTGAAGGTAAATTTACTTTTGAACCCGATCCTGAAAGACAAAGAAACTATGCGGCTTTTGTTGCAGGAAGCGGAATTACGCCCGTTCTTTCTATTTTAAAATCGGTTTTAAAAAATGAACCTAAAAGCTCATTTGTATTAGTTTACGGGAATAAAACTCCGGAAGAAACTATTTTCCACCAGGAATTGCACGATTTACAGTTGCAATATGTTGGTCGTTTCTTTGTACATTACGTTTATAGTCAAACTAAAGCAGAAAATGCTTTATTTGGAAGAATCGACAAATCTGCAGTGAATTTTGTTTTGAACAACAAACACAAAGAACTTCAGTTTGATAAGTTTTACTTATGCGGTCCGGAAGAAATGATCAACACAGTCTCTGATATTCTGAAAGAGAAAAATGTAAAAGAATCTGCTATTAAATTTGAACTTTTTACATCTTCTACACAAGAAAACGTTATTCACGGTTCTCAGGACGGACACACAAAAATTACAATTTTAGTTGATGATGAAGAGACTACTTTTGAAATGTCTAAAAAACAAACTATTCTTGATGCAGCACTAAAACAAGGCGTTGACGCTCCTTATTCTTGTCAAGGAGGAATCTGTAGCAGCTGTTTAGGACGTGTTACAAAAGGAAGTGCAGAGATGACAAAAAATTCTATTTTAACAGATGGTGAAATTGCTGAAGGCTTAATTTTAACTTGTCAGGCACACCCAACATCAGAAACTATTTATGTTGATTACGACGATGTTTAG
- a CDS encoding glycosyltransferase family 9 protein, whose translation MRLSAMGDVAMTVPVLRAFVKQYPEVKLTVVSRPFFKPFFDGIPNLDFFAFDEKERHKGFPGLLRLYKDLKTLEIDAFADLHNVLRSKVVSLLFALSGKKRATVDKGREGKKELTRADNKIFKQLPTMFERHVKVFEELGFAVNLNNPEFPKKAVLSAEITDLIGENYQKLIGIAPFAQYDSKVYPVDLMQEVIAKLAENKEYTVLLFGGGKKEIEILDSLSVPFKNVINVAGKIKFQQELKLISNLDVMLSMDSGNAHIAAMLGVKVITLWGATHPYAGFLPFNQNLENALTSDRNQYPQLPTSVYGNKVVEGYEDAMRTILPQHVIDKVIDQLS comes from the coding sequence ATGAGACTATCCGCAATGGGAGATGTCGCCATGACGGTTCCTGTTTTACGAGCTTTTGTAAAACAGTATCCAGAGGTAAAACTGACGGTTGTTTCGCGTCCTTTTTTTAAACCTTTCTTTGACGGAATTCCGAATCTGGATTTTTTTGCTTTTGATGAAAAAGAAAGACACAAAGGTTTCCCGGGACTTTTACGATTATATAAAGATTTAAAAACACTTGAAATAGATGCTTTTGCAGACCTTCATAATGTTTTGCGATCTAAAGTTGTGAGTTTACTTTTCGCTTTAAGCGGAAAAAAAAGAGCAACGGTTGATAAAGGACGTGAAGGAAAAAAAGAATTAACCCGCGCCGATAATAAGATTTTCAAACAGTTGCCAACTATGTTTGAAAGACATGTAAAAGTGTTTGAAGAATTAGGGTTTGCTGTAAATTTAAATAATCCTGAGTTTCCCAAAAAAGCAGTTTTAAGTGCAGAAATTACAGATTTAATTGGAGAGAATTATCAAAAATTAATTGGTATTGCCCCTTTTGCACAATATGATTCTAAAGTATATCCTGTAGATTTGATGCAGGAAGTAATTGCAAAACTAGCTGAAAATAAAGAATATACTGTTTTACTTTTTGGAGGAGGAAAAAAAGAAATCGAGATTTTAGATTCCCTTTCAGTACCTTTTAAAAATGTAATAAATGTAGCTGGAAAGATTAAATTTCAGCAGGAATTAAAGCTGATCAGTAATCTGGATGTAATGCTTTCTATGGATTCCGGAAATGCTCATATTGCCGCAATGTTGGGAGTAAAAGTTATTACGCTTTGGGGCGCTACACATCCGTACGCTGGATTTTTACCTTTTAATCAGAACTTAGAAAACGCTTTGACTTCGGACAGAAATCAATATCCACAATTGCCAACATCTGTTTATGGAAATAAAGTTGTTGAAGGTTATGAAGATGCTATGAGAACAATTTTGCCACAGCATGTTATTGATAAAGTTATAGATCAACTTTCATAG
- a CDS encoding DUF4254 domain-containing protein produces the protein MFSKLAYSVFEQSIKDYHQFDNVDQPISNPYPKDKFEHLLYLKNWIDTVQWHFEDIIRDPQIDPVAALTLKRRIDASNQERTDMVEYIDSYFLQKYSNVKVKDGAKINSESPAWAFDRLSILALKIYHMHEEATRAEASQEHRDKCQEKLNVLLEQRSDLSTAIDDLLTDIENGDKFMKVYKQMKMYNDDDLNPVLYQNKK, from the coding sequence ATGTTTTCAAAATTAGCATATTCTGTTTTCGAACAAAGTATCAAAGATTATCACCAGTTTGATAATGTTGATCAGCCTATAAGCAATCCTTATCCTAAGGATAAATTTGAGCATTTATTATATCTAAAAAACTGGATTGACACAGTTCAATGGCATTTTGAGGATATTATACGTGACCCGCAAATTGATCCTGTAGCGGCTCTTACTTTAAAAAGAAGAATTGATGCATCTAATCAGGAACGTACTGATATGGTGGAATATATCGATAGCTATTTTTTGCAAAAATACAGTAATGTAAAAGTAAAGGATGGTGCAAAAATCAATTCTGAAAGTCCGGCATGGGCATTTGACAGATTGTCTATCTTGGCTTTAAAAATTTATCACATGCATGAAGAAGCTACACGTGCTGAAGCTTCACAGGAACACAGAGATAAATGCCAGGAAAAATTAAATGTACTTTTAGAACAAAGAAGTGATTTATCTACAGCAATAGATGATTTGCTTACTGATATTGAAAATGGTGATAAATTCATGAAAGTGTACAAACAAATGAAAATGTACAATGATGATGATTTGAACCCTGTGTTATATCAAAATAAAAAATAA
- the upp gene encoding uracil phosphoribosyltransferase: MKIHYISEKNSVLNHFLGQIRNVNVQNDSMRFRRNIERIGEIMAYELSKILPYKDVEIQTPLGIKKTTEIESDLVLCPILRAGLPLHNGFLNYFDHAENSFVSACRFHPNNDDEFEIRVEYQAISDLNNKTVLLLDPMLATGQSIVAVHKKLVENATPNEIHIVVVIAAPEGVAYLEKHLPDNCHLWVAALDEKLNKKNYIVPGLGDAGDLAYGSKL; the protein is encoded by the coding sequence ATGAAAATTCATTATATATCAGAAAAAAACAGTGTTTTAAATCATTTTCTGGGACAAATCAGGAATGTTAACGTTCAGAACGACAGCATGCGTTTTAGAAGAAATATTGAGCGTATTGGAGAAATTATGGCTTATGAGTTAAGTAAAATTTTGCCTTATAAAGATGTTGAAATTCAAACGCCGCTTGGTATAAAAAAAACTACAGAGATTGAGAGTGATTTAGTTTTATGCCCAATTTTAAGAGCTGGTTTACCGCTACATAATGGTTTTTTAAATTATTTTGATCATGCCGAAAACAGTTTTGTTTCGGCCTGCAGATTTCATCCAAACAATGATGATGAGTTTGAAATTCGAGTTGAATATCAGGCTATTTCAGACTTAAATAATAAAACAGTTTTATTACTTGACCCTATGCTGGCAACTGGCCAATCAATTGTCGCGGTTCATAAAAAATTAGTTGAAAATGCAACCCCAAACGAGATTCATATTGTAGTTGTTATTGCTGCTCCTGAAGGAGTTGCTTATCTAGAAAAACATCTCCCGGATAATTGTCATTTATGGGTTGCGGCATTAGACGAAAAACTAAATAAGAAAAACTACATAGTTCCAGGTCTTGGTGACGCTGGAGATCTTGCTTATGGCAGTAAGTTATAA
- a CDS encoding DUF6427 family protein, which translates to MITSVFKKSTPLNYSLVVILILVFFFLYQIQEPSWITAPFLAFQKVSLLCFLLASFFLVNFIVKKNGLSKDNGYSIFFYLLFILFFPTIFNNSNVLYANFFLLLALRRLISLQSLKASKEKIFDASFWILVASLFQFWCILFLILVFISIVFHVSRDYRNWVLPFIALLAVAIIFLLVSLIFHFDAIEFFEKRAVIDLNIDYFKNNYENGALSIYVAVALFFVVSMLTTLSNRPQIVHTSYKKVVACFFIAAFVFILSPNKSNDLLLFSITPLTIMASSHVEYVQQKLNNEIVFYVLICCSLFTYFSQL; encoded by the coding sequence ATGATAACAAGTGTTTTTAAAAAATCTACGCCATTAAATTATTCATTGGTTGTAATTTTAATACTGGTTTTCTTTTTTCTGTATCAAATTCAGGAACCATCCTGGATAACGGCTCCTTTTTTGGCGTTCCAAAAAGTGAGTTTACTTTGCTTTTTATTAGCTTCTTTTTTTCTGGTTAATTTCATTGTAAAAAAGAACGGACTCAGTAAAGACAACGGATATTCGATATTTTTCTACTTATTGTTTATATTGTTTTTCCCCACAATATTCAATAATTCAAATGTTTTGTATGCCAACTTTTTTCTATTATTGGCGCTTCGGAGATTGATTTCTTTGCAGTCATTAAAAGCTTCAAAAGAAAAAATATTTGATGCTTCTTTTTGGATTTTAGTAGCTTCTTTATTTCAATTTTGGTGTATTCTTTTCCTTATTTTGGTTTTCATCTCGATTGTTTTTCACGTTTCACGCGATTATAGAAACTGGGTTTTGCCTTTTATAGCTCTTTTAGCAGTTGCAATAATTTTTTTATTGGTGTCACTTATCTTTCATTTTGACGCCATTGAATTTTTCGAAAAAAGAGCTGTGATCGATTTAAATATTGATTATTTCAAAAATAATTACGAAAATGGTGCCCTTTCAATTTATGTTGCAGTCGCTTTATTTTTTGTAGTTTCAATGTTAACAACACTATCAAACAGACCACAAATAGTACACACTTCATACAAAAAAGTCGTAGCTTGTTTTTTTATAGCAGCTTTTGTTTTTATTCTTTCACCAAACAAAAGCAATGATTTACTGTTGTTTAGTATAACACCTTTAACCATTATGGCATCAAGTCATGTAGAATATGTACAGCAAAAACTGAACAACGAAATTGTATTTTATGTACTTATTTGTTGTAGTTTGTTTACCTATTTTTCACAATTATAA